The DNA window CGCGTCAAGATGGATGAGCAACGCTCGTAGGCGCATGCCATGCCCGGTTCCATCAATGGTCTCCCTCCGACTGTGCCTTGGCCGTGTCCGGGACCGATCGCGTCTACGGCACCTACTTCGGCGACGGACGTTGCATCGCTACCGCCAGTGAGATGCTGTTGCGCCGTCGAGTGCGCGGCTAGAATTCGCCCTTCACGGTGGTTGTCGACCAAAGACCAATGCCGGTCAGCGGCACCAGCAGGCGTGCCGCGCAACTTCCGCAGTTCTACGGGGAGTTCCATGACACAGGACGATAAAGGCGCGGCTCGTGAGTCGGGAGTGACCAGCAGTCCACGCTTGCGGGCAGCGAAGACCCTGTCGCAAGCCTCAGCGGACCGTGCGGGTACTCCCGGTACCCCCACACGGAGGCGACCGCCATCGATCGGCGACGGGGTCATCGCCGGTCACGTGTTGCGGATCGCACGAGAGACTGTGCGTGCCACCCGTGAACAGTTCGCTGAGCAGCTCGGTGTGGACATCGAAACCGTCAAGGCATGGGAAACCGGGCGTCGCCCGCTAGTGAACGCTTCTGGCAAAGTCATTCGGCATGTGCGACTTCACCTTCGTCGAAGTGGTGTTGCGCCCCGGCTCATAGGACTCCTCGAACCTGCGATGGAGGCGGATCTGTTCTACGAGCAAGTTGTGGCGGGCGAGGATCCCAGGTGTTGGGTTCTTGCGAATGTGGTCGGGTGGCGCGAGTTGTTCGAGTTGATCTTCTGGCCGATCACGGGACGAGCGCCGGCAGCGATTCGAAACCTCGCGGACGTGACGTCTCTGCAGCCCCTGCGTCCGGGCGAGCTGTCGATCTTCTTCGACCACCTGCAGAGAGGTGCCGATAGACCGCTGACCGGACCGCTTCTGCGCAGGCAGGCGTACTTCTTGTCGGGCGTCGATCGGAGATCCGACAGCAAGAGCTGGCTCGCGAGCGTGGAACGCGACGGGCTTGTCTCCGGAGCCGGGAAGGAATGGCCAGGCGGCTGGGCAACGTTGCGTAGCTTGGCCGTTGCGAGAGCGTGTCAAGGCGACCCGGGACTTCTCCAGTCATTCATCTCGCGTCACCTGGCCGACGACGACTTGGCCGAGACAGCAAGCATCGTGTACTGGGCGTACTGGCTCGAACCACCGGAGGGGGGTGCGGAGTCGGACACTTTCATGTCGACCACTCATCCTGATCAGGTTCCACTCGGGAAGCTGCTGAGACATCTCGCCGCCCAGCTGTCCGAATCCCAGCCGTTCGTTGACCTGAGTGTGCATTCAACCGATGCATTGATTCGTCGCTACCCTCGCCTTCTGCTGAGCGATCGAGAAGCCGCGGCCGGCCTGGCCAACACGGCAGCTAGTCTCTTGGACGGTGGAACTGGCTACGCA is part of the Tenggerimyces flavus genome and encodes:
- a CDS encoding helix-turn-helix domain-containing protein; the encoded protein is MTQDDKGAARESGVTSSPRLRAAKTLSQASADRAGTPGTPTRRRPPSIGDGVIAGHVLRIARETVRATREQFAEQLGVDIETVKAWETGRRPLVNASGKVIRHVRLHLRRSGVAPRLIGLLEPAMEADLFYEQVVAGEDPRCWVLANVVGWRELFELIFWPITGRAPAAIRNLADVTSLQPLRPGELSIFFDHLQRGADRPLTGPLLRRQAYFLSGVDRRSDSKSWLASVERDGLVSGAGKEWPGGWATLRSLAVARACQGDPGLLQSFISRHLADDDLAETASIVYWAYWLEPPEGGAESDTFMSTTHPDQVPLGKLLRHLAAQLSESQPFVDLSVHSTDALIRRYPRLLLSDREAAAGLANTAASLLDGGTGYAPTRRALDRIHYTAKFARESV